AAATAGAAGGTATAAAAACCAGTAACATCGGAATAACGGCCGGAACCATTGCATAGATACTTTTAAAGTCTTGGTTATAACGGTAACGCATTTCGATATTTGCAGCAGACAAGCTTGGAGTATATCCTAGAGTTTGACGAGCTAATGAAAGTATATAGTTATAATGCATCCCGCTTATATACCCTTTAATAGTCTCTGCCCTAAAAGGCATAGCTCCATCGATCCATACACCGATCTCAACATCTCGTCCCTGTTTCAAATTACGCCCAAAACCGGGCGGTATCTCAAGGGCAACGGCAATCTTTCCACTTCGCATACGCTGTTCAAGTTCATCTTGGGAATAGATAGGGGATTGTTCGAGAAAATATCTGGATCCTGAAAGGTTTTGAATATAGTCACGGCTTTGAGGTGTGCGATCTTGATCGAGCACTGCAAAACGCAGATCCTCTACATCCATTGTGATCCCATATCCCAAAGTGAGCATAAGTAAAATTGTACCTAATGAAGCGAACATAAGGCGTATCGGATCACGCAAAAGTTCTAGTGTTTCACGATAGCTGTAACCAAAAAGACGCAGCGGGCTAAAAAAACGGTTCGGTTGTTTTGACTGTTCAAACTCTACCACTTCAGCTTCACTCTCTTTTTCTCCCTTAACTCCGCTTGCTTCTTCCAAATACTCGATAAATGCTTCTTCAAGTGTTTCTTTATTTCGTTGTTTTGTTAGTGCTTCAGGTGTATCACTTGCAAGTACACGCCCCTCATGCATCAGTGATATTCTGTCACAGCGCTCACCCTCATTCATAAAGTGAGTTGAGACAAATATAGTTACACCGTCATTACGAGAGAGGTCTATCAGCAGCTCCCAGAAACGATCCCTAGATATCGGGTCAACTCCGGAAGTCGGTTCGTCAAGTATAAGCATTTTAGGATGGTGTACAACCGCTACAGCTAAAGAGAGGCGCTGACGGATTCCTAAAGGAAGATCAGCCGTTAAAGAGTCTTTGTAATGCTCTAAATCAAAACGCTCTATCATCTCATCAATACGCTTTTTAATCTTCTCTTTTGGAATGTGAAACAATCTTGCATGGAGCATAAGGTTCTGAACTACTGTTAGCTCACTATAAAGAGAAAAAGATTGCGTCATATAGCCTACTTGATTTCTCGTAGCCATATCCTGAGCATCTGTCGGTTGTTCAAATAGCCATGATTCTCCGCTAGAAGGGGTTAATAACCCCGTTAACATCTTCATAGTTGTTGTTTTCCCACAACCGTTTGAACCTAAAAATCCAAAAATTTCACCACGTTCAATAGAGAAACTTACATCATCAACAGCAGTAAAGTCGCCAAAACGCATAGTCAAACCTTTGGCAACGATAGCTTTAGTTTCATCTTCTTGAACTCTGCGTGGAGGAATTTGTAAAAGTTCATGCCCTTGTCGTTTTGCTTCAGGAAGTAAAGCGATAAATGCTTCATCAAGATTGGTAGTTTTCGTTTGTAAGAGAAGTTCTTTAGGTGTTCCCGTAGAGAGAATTTTACCCTCATCCATCGCAACAAGCCAGTCAAAGCGCTCAGCCTCTTCCATATAAGCCGTTGCAATAATGACACTCATCCCTTCACGTCTTTTTCGAATTCTCTCAACAAGCTCCCAAAACTGACGTCTGGAGAGCGGGTCTACACCCGTTGTCGGCTCATCAAGTATTAAAAGTTCTGGATCGTGAATCAGGGCACAACAAAGTCCCAGTTTTTGTTTCATCCCTCCAGATAATTTTCCTGCCGGACGATCTCTAAAGGGAGTCAGCCCCGTACTGGCTAATAGTTCTGTAATTCTTGCTTTTCTCTCAGCCTTGCTTTGACCAAACAGACGGCCGAAAAAATCGATGTTCTCTTCAACTGAGAGTGACATATAAAGGTTTTTGCCTAAACCTTGAGGCATAAATGCAATGCGTGGCCCTATAGCATTTCTGTCATTTTGCAAATCAATATTATGATCAAGTACTTCGATAGAACCTTTTTGCAGTTTACGAACCCCTGAGAGCAATGCAAGTACACTTGATTTACCCACACCGTCAGGGCCTATAAAACCAACCATACATCCTGAGGGTATATCTAAACTTACATTATCTACCGCTATCGTATTACCATAGTGATGAGAAAGGTTTTCTATATGGACAACCGGTTTCATGGAGCAGTTTTATTATTCTCTGTAACTTCAAGATATAGTGGCCACGGCGTTGAACTCTCTAAACGCACATAAGCAACACCCGGAAGACCGCTTTTGGCACTTTTAAAACCATCTTTTATAATTTTTGGATCAACCTTTACTTTTATGCGGAACATAAGTTTTGCACGCTCCTTATCAGTTTCAATCTCCTTTGGAGTAAACTGTGCCTCAGGAGAAACAAAAGATACAAAAGCGGGTATCGGCTTGTTTGGCAATGCATCGATCATAATACGTGCTTCACTCCCTATTGCCACACGTCCTGCATCAGCAGTAGGTAGAAATATTGTCATAAATGTATCAGTTACATCTAAAAGAGTATATAGTTTTGTACCGCTGCCGACAATCTCACCCGGTTCAACTAGTTTATATAACACCCTAGCGTTGATCGGAGCATATAAACTACACTCTTCAATATTGACTTTTATAGTCTCTACTTGCGCCTTTGCCGCTTCTATTGAAGCCTCGGCACTGACAACCTGAGCTTTTGCAGCTGCTAGAGCTGCTTTTGCACTTTTGAGTCTTGTTTCATCTTGTTGCAGCTGTACTAAAGAAATATTTTTATTTACATAGAGTGATTTTGAACGTTCTAAATTCTTTTGTGCAAGAGACAATTCGCTTTTGCGTTGAGCTACTATTGCTTTTGAATACTCTTTTTGCTGAATAGCCTGCTGCACCATCGCTTCTGTTTGTTTTAACCTTGCCTCTAACTCTTTGGTATCAAGTTTAGCCATTAACTGACCTTTTGAAACTATCTCACCCTCTTGCACCAATACATCTTTTACCCGTCCCGGATACTTCGTAGCTATATCAACTTCCGTCATCTCAAGGCGCCCGTTTCCTGATGCAAAGGCATCACTCAGCTGATTTGAATTTAAGTTTTCCATCATGTAATATATGATGAAAGCGCCAACAACTAAAACTCCGAAGAGAACCTTTTTTAAAACAGTTTTATTCATTCTTTTGCCTTTGATGTTTTGTGTGATTGGTTATGTGAATTTTCTAAAGTTGAGAAAAACTCTTTTGTAAACGATTTACGCTCAGATTCATCCATAAAAAAGTCAAACCTTCCCATATCTCTTTGCAAGTTCATCAGATCTGTTAGAAACTTATAGATGGCACTTGCAGATCTTTGATCAGCCAAAAGGGTTTCATTTTGGGCTACAAGCAGATCGGTCATAGAACGAGTCCCTTTTGCATAGTTGTTTTGCACAAGCTCAAAACTTTTTTTGGCCGCTTTTGCTGCTTGTTGTGTCAGTTCGATAGAGGGATAACTAGAGCGGATAGTATGGAGATCGTAACGGATCTGTTGCTCTATTGAGTTTTCCTCTTGCTCTTTTGAGAGTTGCAATTGCTGCAATTTAAGCTGAGAATGTGATGAACGGGCACCTCTAGCACTCCCCTCGTATAAAGGGAGTGAAAGGACAACACTTGCACTCCAATTGGTTTGATCTTCCAAACTAAAACCTGATGCAGGGTTACGTTGTTCATCAAAAACTCTCGATACCTCTCCCACAAACTCAACATCTGGTGAGAAGTACGTTCTACGATCCGATGTCAGCTTACGCTTTTGAGCAGCTATGTACCCGTTGTACATCTGCAACTCCGATGCATTTTTTAACCCCTCTTGAACAATATAATCATTTATACGCTTTAGTTCATTTTCATTTGAGATCAAAGAGAGGAGTTCTTTATTGCTGATAAGTAACGCCGGATCTTCTAATGTAGCAGGCGTAGTTTTTATTCTCTGTGTTATAGGACGGTTTAAAATCAAATTAAGTGCATCTTTCGCCTGTTCTACACCCGCTTTTTCCTGAAGTACACGCTGTTTTGAAGTAGCGATTCTACTCTCCCAATGATAAAGATCGGAAAGATCAGAGGTTCCTGCATCTACACGAGCTTGTGCCATCTCTAGATTGGACTTGGTCAGTTTTAGATTCTCTTTTTCTACTTTCAATTGTGTCTGTGCAATGAGTATATTTAAAAACATTGTTGTAGCTTGTTCCACAACATCCATCTCTAATGTACGCTGCTGTGCTACAGTGGCAGCTTTTACTTTTTTTTGTATCTCTAAAGCAGCCAAAGCTTTTTCTGAAAAAAGAACCTGATGAACTTTAATAGCACCCATTGAACTTTTCTCGGCATAAAAACCGTTTTTTACATATACATTATCACTGTTTTGCTGTGTATATGAGAGACTACCTCTAATTTGAGGGAGTAAGACGGAGCGAACCTCTTTGATGTTTTCATCTTCCTGTTTTATTCCAAGTTCTCCTGCAATAATATAAAGATTGTTTTTTATTGCCAGTTTGGCAACATCGCTTAAACTCAGTGCCTTCCCTTCTATCACTTCGCCATCCCCTATCACTTTTGCTTTATTAAGAAGTTCAAAAGAGGGATAGACACCAATTTTATTTGTAGTATTTAAATTGATCAGAAGTTGGTGTTTGTCTTCAAATTTTGTAGGCAATTGTTGCGCTTCTTCACCTCGCAATACGGCTTGAATATTTAGTGCTAACTGTCTAATCCTTCTAGATGTATTTTCAGTCGATACCGATGACATCATAACCCCGTCATAAACATTTAGGTCATCTCCTAAAGAGTAACTTGGAAGACGTTTCTGCACTAAAGTGTCTATTAGCTTTTGTTTCGATCCACTACTTAAAGATGGAAGCGGTGTAAGCATAACGGCCTGAGTATCAGCAGGTATTTGTTCAAGCAGGTTTTTAGAACCGCTTACAACAACATGGAAATTAATCCCTCTGTTTAAAGTAGATCTTTTCAAACTCTCCATTGCATTAGGAAGTGAAGATGAGAGTTTTTCATCTACGATAAGGGTCATATTTTTAAAACTTACAACATTTAAAAAGTCATTAAGTGCAACATCAAAAGGGGTTCCAAAAGCAAGATAGTTCATATTTGCTTTAGTAGTTTGAGATTGTTGTTCGAAATGTAATAGATAAGGTGCAAAAGTTGGTTTTTTAAGTTTTGTTTTTTTAAAAGCAGTATTTGCAGAGACCAGACCTATCGTAATGATCATATCAACCTTTGGATCGTTTTGTAATCTCTCTAATGCCGCATGAGCTTGAGAAGTCGACCAGTCAATAACTAAAGGGTTTAAAAAATGAATTTTAAATTCACTTTGTGTCATCACTTTGAGTTCTGTTGAGAGTTCATCTTTGATATTTTGATACTGAGAAGTTTGTGCATCCATTACAATAGCAACATCTACTTCTGCAGATTGTGGTGCACCCCATAAGCTGATAGTTGCGAAAACTGTTAATAAAAGTAGTTTCATCTTATCCATAACTCTCCCTTTCATCTGTTCTCAACCAGTAATAAAAAACTCTCCACCAGCTCATCGCTTTTTTGGAGCAAATCATCATTTACAATAACCCAGTATTTCACCATTGCAGTACTAATACTATCATACAACAGGGTCATTTCCAATGAAGTTTTAGAAGTTTTTACTTTTTCTCTTAAAGGCTCCATTATATTTTCGCTAATAAATTTATATACATGCATCATAACATCATCTTCATCGGTAATGTTGTAAGTATTTATGTAAAACAGCGGATGATTTACACCTAGATGAAGTACATTTTTATGAGACATAAATGCTTGAAATTTTATGTTTGTCAGTATTTGAAGTTTTTCATACGGATCGTTTACATCTTTTATTTCATTCTCCAGTATCTCAAGATAGTAATCAATTTGATTCAATATATAGTTGTTGTAAAGGTTCTCTTTTGAACCGAAAATTGTGTAGATAGAGCCAACTGACACACCGACATTTGAGGCCAGCTCTGCTACTTTCATATTTTCATAACCCTCATTTTGGAAGAGTTTTGATGCCTCTTCAAGTATTAAGTCTCTTTTGAGCTCTTGAACTTTCTTTTTTAAACTCATACTATTTTCCTTTGGAACATTCCACTCATTGTAGTGCAGCAATTCATAAAATGAACTTAATTCATTCTAAATACAATATTAAAAATATTTAGAGTTTTCGAAGACAAATATCTGGTTTATACTATAATTGCGATCTTATTTAAATTTTTAGCATCATATATGGAGTACCCTTAAATGGCAGATACAACACAAATAATTACCCTCTATACAGAACTGGCAAATAATCCACAAAAAGATTTTGGATGGGATAAAGGCCTTGAAAATGCCAAGGCTCATCGTTATAAACAAGAATGGATTGAGAAACTTCCTTCTGAAGTATGGGAGTATTGTGCCGCAGTGGGTAATCCTTTTTCTCTGGGTGAGATTCAAGAAGGAGAGAGTGTTGTTGATCTTGGATGCGGTGCAGGTGTTGATTTACTCGTAAGTGCATTAAAAGTTGGAGATAAAGGTCAGGCAATCGGCATAGACATAACTCCTAAGATGGTTGAAAAAGCGAAATATCACGCTGAACTTGCCGGACTTACAAATGTAATTGTAAAAGAATCTAGCTTTGATGATACCGGTCTTGAAGAAAACAGCATAGATGTTGTGATCTCAAATGGAGCGATTAATTTAACGGCTTGTAAAGAGAGTGTCTTTGCTGAGATTCACAGAATACTAAAACCTAATGGAAGGTTGATGTTTGCAGATATGATCGATATCACAAAAAGCTCAAGTGAGTGTTGTTCCGAACAAGCAACTGCCTGCTGCTCTTCAGAACAAGAGGATTGGGCGAACTGTGTCGCCGGAACATTACGTAAAGATGAACTTATAAACATAATGAAGCAAGCCGGTTTTGAAAATATTGAGTTTAAGGGCTTAACACATTACACAACAGCAGAGACTACACAAGGTGCCCTCTTCAGAGCCATCAAAAAACCTCTAGATGAAGTACGAAAAGATTACTGGAATAATTTTTTTAATACAAGAGATTATACACAGGTACTATGGCACCAAACACACCCAAGCAGATCGCTTGAACAGATTCAACAATATGCATCTAAAGATGATCCTATTATAGATGTTGGCTGTGGAGCTTCTTTACTTGTTGATAACTTGATCGCAGAGGCATATAAGAACATCTCTTTACTTGATGCGGCTGCAGAACCATTGGAGACTGTCAAAAAAAGACTTGGTGAGAATGCAGAGATCCCTACTTTTAACTGTTCAGATATTCTCAACTTTAAACCGAAACAAAAGTTTAAAGTATGGCACGATAGAGCTATGTTTCACTTTTTACTAAACCCTTCAGACAGAAAAAAATATTTTGAAGCTTTAAAAGAAAGTTTACTGCCTGACGGTATTGCAATCATAAATACTTTTGCAATAAACGGAGAAACAGAGTGTGCCGGTTTAAAAACAGCACAATATAGCAGCGATATTATCAAAAATGAACTGCCAAAAGGTTTGAGTTTGGTTAAAAGTGAAGAGTTCATCCATATTACACCAAAAAATACAGAACAAAAATATTGTGCATTCTTTATAAAGTCAGATATTTAAAATAAAATATATAATTATTTTAGGATAAGGATAAGATATAAATGGTGGTCACGATTGGACTTGAACCAACGACCACTTCCATGTCAAGGAAGCACTCTACCACTGAGTTACGCGACCACTTAAAAAAGAGAATAGAATTTTATCCAAAAAATCTTAAATTAATTTGGATAGTTAAAAAAAGTTTTATAGCGGGGCGAATTTTGTAAAATATTGGAATATTCTCAACATTTTACTTTTAATTTAGGTATAGAAGTTGTATAATTTCACCTCTTAGATGATACTAAGATACAGGTATCAATTTTTTAAAATACCCCGAAGGTAAAAAATGGACATTAAAGAATTAGAAGATTTAGGACTAAAAAGTATTGGTCAAGTCTTTCACAACTTAAGCTATGACGAGCTTCATAAACATGAGCTGGCCAATCATGAAGTGGAAGCAACCAACCAAGGTGCGACCGCAGTCGACACAGGTATTTTCACTGGACGTAGCCCAATGGATAAATACTTTGTCGAACGCGATCCATCAAACAAATATATCGCGTGGGGCGATGTAAATAAACCCGTATCTCAAGATATTTTTGAAGAGCTTTATGAAGTTGCTTGTGAACAACTTTCAAATAAAGACTTATATGTTACAGATGTTTTCTGTGGCTCATCTCCAGCTTCTAAGCGTTCTGTACGTTTCGTATCAGAAATCGCATGGCAATCTCACTTTGTAAAAAACATGTTTATCCGCCCAACTTCTGCTGAACTTGAAGTTTTCAAATCTGACTTTACAGTACTTAACGCTTGTAAAACAGTAAATGACAAATGGAAAGAACACGGACTTAACTCAGAAGTTTTCGTTATGTTCGATGTTGAAAGAAACATAGCAATTATTGGTGGTACATACTACGGTGGAGAGATGAAAAAAGGTATCTTCTCTATGATGAACTACTGGTTACCATTAGAGGGTAAACTTTCTATGCACTGTTCTGCGAATGTTGGAAAAGATGGTGACACTGCACTATTCTTCGGACTTTCAGGAACAGGAAAAACTACACTTTCAACAGATCCAAACCGCGCACTTATCGGTGATGACGAGCATGGTTGGGACAATCACGGGGTATTTAACTTCGAAGGTGGATGTTATGCGAAAGTTATCAACCTTGATCCAAAAAGTGAACCTGAAATCTACAGCGCGATCAAAAAAGACGCTCTTTTAGAAAACGTTGTAACAAATGATGATGGTGAAGTTGATTATGATGACGGTTCAAAAACTGAAAATACTCGTGTATCTTACCCTATTGAACACATTCCAAATCACAAACAAGATCTTATGGCAGGTCACCCGAAAAACATCATCTTCTTAACTGCAGATGCATTTGGTGTACTTCCTCCGGTATCTAAACTTACTCGTGAACAAGCAATGTACTACTTCTTAAGTGGTTATACTGCAAAAGTTGCAGGAACTGAGCGTGGTATTACTGAGCCGGTAGCAACATTCTCTGCATGTTTCGGAGAAGCTTTCTTACCACTTCACCCAACAGTTTATGCAAAACTTTTAGGTGAAAAAATCGATAAACACGGTGTAAATGTTTACCTTGTTAACACTGGATGGACTGGTGGAAAATACGGTACTGGTAAACGTATGAGCATCAAAGATACTCGTGAATGTATCAACTCTATCTTAGACGGTTCAATCAACAACTGTGAATTTGAAACTACTGAGGTGTTTGGTTTAAATATTCCTAAAACTTTAGGTGAAATCAAACCGAGCGTATTAAATCCGAAAAATGCTTGGAAAGATACGGAAGAGTTCAATAAAACAAGAAATACTCTTGCAAATATGTTCGTAGAAAACTTCCACAAATATCAGACTGAAGACAGCGAATTCGACTACTCTGCAGCTGGACCGAAAATAAAATAAAACACTTCTAATAACAAAGACTACTTTTTAGTAGCCTTTGTTAAATAGATCCAAATTAACCCCCCGATCGTAAAAACAATCACCGGTGCCAACCATTTATTTTCAGATATATAGAGTGCAAATGCTTTAAGCGGTGCTCCAAAAAAGTAACTTGCAAGTCCAAATACAAGTGCCCATATAGCTGCCGCAAAAAAGTTAAGAAATGCAAACTTTTTAAAGTCATACTTTGTTAATGCAATTGCGATCGGAATAATCGTTTTAAGTCCATAGATATATTTTTGAATAAATATAACCCAGTCCCCGTGTTTCTTCATCATCATATGAGAAAGTGCCAGCTTTCGTCTATGTTTTCTAAGCCCCTCCATCATCATATGTTTTTGATTTCTAGTCAGCCAAAAAAGAAGTACATCCCCAAGCATATTACCCATAAAAGCAACTGCCATTGAAGTAGCTAAGTCCATTTTTCCCATGTAACTAAGAACTCCTGCAGCGATCAGTCCTACAAAACCACCGCCAAGTGAGTATAAAAATAGTGCTATATATCCGTATGTAGCTAAAGAGCTAAATGTTTCTTCCATTTGTAAATATTCCTATTATTAATTTTTTAATCTGTTTTCTATTATTCTAGTTCAGTATAGAGTTGTTTTCTAAGAGGCTCAGACCATAGGGAGGATTTGTCCTCTTATAAAATAACTCTATGCCGCTATAAAGACTTACAGCTGTTTTATTTTTGCGATCTCATCACGAAGACGTGCAGCTTCTTCAAAGTTTAACTCTTTTGCAGCCTGTTTCATTTTCAATGACAACTCTTTTACCACTGCTTTTTTCTCGCTAGCAGGCATTTTATCCATTTTTTTATGTTTTTGATACAATCCGCCGCCATCTTCAATCTTCAAGTTTTCATCGAGTGTTCTTTTTGTTGTTTTTGGAGTGATGCCATGCTCTTTGTTAAACTGCTCCTGTATCTCACGTCTGTATGCTGTTGTATCCATTGCGCGCTGCATTGAGCCCGTGACCTTGTTGGCATAAAGGATAACTCTTCCGTTTTCATTTCTTGCTGCACGCCCGATCGTTTGAATTAATGCTGTTTCGCTTCGTAAAAAGCCCTCTTTATCTGCATCTAATATAGCTACTAAACTCACTTCAGGCAGGTCTAAACCTTCACGAAGCAAGTTGATACCTATTAGTACATCAAACTCTCCAAGACGCAATGATCGGATGATCTGGTTACGCTCGATCGTATCTATATCCGAGTGCATATACTGTACCTTTATTCCAAGGTCTGCAAGATATTTTGTAAGTGCTTCAGCCATCTTTTTCGTAAGAACCGTAACAAGTATACGCTCATCTTTTTCGATGATTTTTTTGATCTCATCGTGAATATCTTCCACCTGGTTATCTGATGGTTTTACCTCAACGATAGGATCTAAGAGTCCAGTCGGACGAATAATCTGTTCCGCTTTTACAGCAGATCGCTCTAGTTCATACTCATTCGGTGTCGCTGAAACAAAAAGATAGTGCGGCGCTTTGTGAATATACTCGTCAAGTTTCAGAGGACGGTTATCTAGTGCTGAAGGAAGTCTAAAACCATACTCTACTAGCACCTCTTTTCTAGCCCTGTCCCCTGCATACATCCCTCTGTACTGAGGAAGTGAAACGTGTGATTCATCCACGATCACAAGATAATCTTTGTGATTTACCTCAAAATAATCTAGCAATGTAAAAGGTGCTTCACCCGGTTTTTTATTTGTTAAAAGTCTTGAATAGTTCTCGATCCCTTTACACATACCCGTAGTCTCAAGCATCTCAAGATCAAACTCAACACGTTGTTTTAAACGCTGGTATTCAACAAGTTTTCCCTCTTTTTGAAAATATTCAAGCCTCTCATCAAGCTCCTCTTCAATTCTTTTAATAGCTAGCGCCATTTTGTCTTGAGAAACACTGAACTGGCTTGTTGCATAGATCGTAAAACTTTTATGCTCTTCGAGTTTTTTGTTATCAATCACGTCAAACGTATAGATAGCTTCGATCTCATCTCCAAAAAACTCAATGCGGATCGCTTCTTGTTCAAAGTACGGAGGATACACGTCAATAGACTCACCGTTTACACGAATATGCCCGCTGTCAAAGTATGAGTCGTTACGAGAGTAACCCATCTCTACCAAACGAAGCAACAGTTGTTTTTGATTGATCTCATCCCCTACTTCGATCGCTTGTACCATAGTCATATACTCTTCGGGATCTCCCAAACCATAGTTTGCAGAAACTGAAGCAATTACAATAACATCATCATATGAAAGAAGATTTGCCGTAGAACTTAAACGAAGACGCTCAAGCTCATCATTGATCGCACTATCTTTTTCAATAAAAAGATCTTGACGGGGGATATACGCTTCAGGTTGATAATAATCGTAGTAAGATACAAAATACTCAACATGATTGTTTGGAAAAAACTGACGAAATTCAGAATAAAGCTGTGCCGCCAAAGTTTTATTATGGGTCATAATGATCGTCGGGCGTTTTACTTTTTCGATGATTCTAGCCATTGTATGGGTTTTTCCACTTCCCGTTACACCTACTAGTGTTTGGTACTGGTTCCCTGCTAAAATCGAATTAGCTAACTTCTCGATCGCCTGAGGCTGATCTCCGGCTGGTTGATATGGTGATGCTACTGTAAAATTAGGTTCTTTTTTCATAGGTGGAATTATAACTAATTGGGGACAATAAATATTTTAAGTCTTTTTGTATATAATTTACCTTTATATCTTATGAAGTGATTAATAATGAAAAAACTCAGTATCCTTTTTATCTTACTCCTAACAACTATTTTTCTGGTATGGGTTTTCATGCCGCTGGGTAAAGATACTGCACCAACTACAATAGAAAACTCCACTAAAACTGATGTAATACATCTAAAGTTTGGACATAATATTCCCGTAGACAGCGCTATGCATGAAGCTGCTGTAAAATTTGCACAAGAGGTAAAACAAAAGACAAATTCTCATGTAATTATCGATATATTCCCTTCTCAACAATTAGGAAATGACCATCAAATGGTAGAGATGGCAAGAGAGGGTGATATAGATATCATTTTAACACCTACGGCAAAGATGAGTGTAGCGGTACCTTCTATGCAGTATGCAGATCTTCCGTTTTATTTTCCGTCACGCCAGGATGTTTATGATATGTTAGACGGTGAACCCGGACAGATGATTCTTAATCGTCTAAAACCTATCGGTCTTATCGGTGTTGCTTTCTGGGAAAACGGTTTTAAACACTTCACGGCAAATGAACCCCTACGCTCTGTAGAGGATTTTAAAGATAAAAAAATTCGTGTTATGAAAAGCCGAATCATCATGGAACAGTTCAGATCCTTTGGTGCCGAGCCTGTTCCTATAGACTTTCACTCTACAAAACAAGCACTCCACGATAAAGTTGTAGACGGGCAGGAAAATCCTTTAATAGCTATTGTAAGTATGGGATTTCATGAAGAACAGTCAGATCTTACTTTAAGCGAGCACGCTTATCTTGGATATGTCCTCTCTTTTAGTGAGAAAACATTCAACAAACTCCCGCAAAATATTCAAATGATTCTTCTAGAGAGCGCAAAAGATGTAACTCCTTGGGAGAGAGAAGAGACACAAAGACGTGAAGCGAAACTTTTAGACATAATTGAACAAAGTGGTGTGCAAATCCATCAAATAAGTGCTCAAGAACGTCAAAGATTTGCTAAAAAAACAGCCCATATTGCTGAAGAGTTTGAAGATATTATCGGTTCAGATATCATCTCAAAAACCAAAGAGCTTCTCTACAATAAATATGGTTCTCATCTAAATCATGAAAACCACATCTTAATAGGGATAGATACTGATGTATCTGCGGACTCCAAAGTTGCCGGCTTAGCTATAAAACGCGGTGCTGAGATAGCGGTTGAGGAGATCAATAAAAAGGGTGGTCTGCTTGGAAGACACTT
Above is a window of Sulfurimonas marina DNA encoding:
- a CDS encoding methyltransferase domain-containing protein, which gives rise to MADTTQIITLYTELANNPQKDFGWDKGLENAKAHRYKQEWIEKLPSEVWEYCAAVGNPFSLGEIQEGESVVDLGCGAGVDLLVSALKVGDKGQAIGIDITPKMVEKAKYHAELAGLTNVIVKESSFDDTGLEENSIDVVISNGAINLTACKESVFAEIHRILKPNGRLMFADMIDITKSSSECCSEQATACCSSEQEDWANCVAGTLRKDELINIMKQAGFENIEFKGLTHYTTAETTQGALFRAIKKPLDEVRKDYWNNFFNTRDYTQVLWHQTHPSRSLEQIQQYASKDDPIIDVGCGASLLVDNLIAEAYKNISLLDAAAEPLETVKKRLGENAEIPTFNCSDILNFKPKQKFKVWHDRAMFHFLLNPSDRKKYFEALKESLLPDGIAIINTFAINGETECAGLKTAQYSSDIIKNELPKGLSLVKSEEFIHITPKNTEQKYCAFFIKSDI
- the pckA gene encoding phosphoenolpyruvate carboxykinase (ATP), with translation MDIKELEDLGLKSIGQVFHNLSYDELHKHELANHEVEATNQGATAVDTGIFTGRSPMDKYFVERDPSNKYIAWGDVNKPVSQDIFEELYEVACEQLSNKDLYVTDVFCGSSPASKRSVRFVSEIAWQSHFVKNMFIRPTSAELEVFKSDFTVLNACKTVNDKWKEHGLNSEVFVMFDVERNIAIIGGTYYGGEMKKGIFSMMNYWLPLEGKLSMHCSANVGKDGDTALFFGLSGTGKTTLSTDPNRALIGDDEHGWDNHGVFNFEGGCYAKVINLDPKSEPEIYSAIKKDALLENVVTNDDGEVDYDDGSKTENTRVSYPIEHIPNHKQDLMAGHPKNIIFLTADAFGVLPPVSKLTREQAMYYFLSGYTAKVAGTERGITEPVATFSACFGEAFLPLHPTVYAKLLGEKIDKHGVNVYLVNTGWTGGKYGTGKRMSIKDTRECINSILDGSINNCEFETTEVFGLNIPKTLGEIKPSVLNPKNAWKDTEEFNKTRNTLANMFVENFHKYQTEDSEFDYSAAGPKIK
- a CDS encoding DedA family protein encodes the protein MEETFSSLATYGYIALFLYSLGGGFVGLIAAGVLSYMGKMDLATSMAVAFMGNMLGDVLLFWLTRNQKHMMMEGLRKHRRKLALSHMMMKKHGDWVIFIQKYIYGLKTIIPIAIALTKYDFKKFAFLNFFAAAIWALVFGLASYFFGAPLKAFALYISENKWLAPVIVFTIGGLIWIYLTKATKK
- the uvrB gene encoding excinuclease ABC subunit UvrB → MKKEPNFTVASPYQPAGDQPQAIEKLANSILAGNQYQTLVGVTGSGKTHTMARIIEKVKRPTIIMTHNKTLAAQLYSEFRQFFPNNHVEYFVSYYDYYQPEAYIPRQDLFIEKDSAINDELERLRLSSTANLLSYDDVIVIASVSANYGLGDPEEYMTMVQAIEVGDEINQKQLLLRLVEMGYSRNDSYFDSGHIRVNGESIDVYPPYFEQEAIRIEFFGDEIEAIYTFDVIDNKKLEEHKSFTIYATSQFSVSQDKMALAIKRIEEELDERLEYFQKEGKLVEYQRLKQRVEFDLEMLETTGMCKGIENYSRLLTNKKPGEAPFTLLDYFEVNHKDYLVIVDESHVSLPQYRGMYAGDRARKEVLVEYGFRLPSALDNRPLKLDEYIHKAPHYLFVSATPNEYELERSAVKAEQIIRPTGLLDPIVEVKPSDNQVEDIHDEIKKIIEKDERILVTVLTKKMAEALTKYLADLGIKVQYMHSDIDTIERNQIIRSLRLGEFDVLIGINLLREGLDLPEVSLVAILDADKEGFLRSETALIQTIGRAARNENGRVILYANKVTGSMQRAMDTTAYRREIQEQFNKEHGITPKTTKRTLDENLKIEDGGGLYQKHKKMDKMPASEKKAVVKELSLKMKQAAKELNFEEAARLRDEIAKIKQL